GCAGTCAGGCGGGCGCAGACTTACAATTCTCTTTTGAGTTATGCCCGCCCATGAAGCCCACGCCGGCCATCGGCGCCAGGCTGGGCGGGAACTTACAATTCTCTTTTGAGTTATGCCTCGCGGTAGGCTCGTATGCCCCAGCGGGCGATGAAGTAGCCGACTTACAATTCTCTTTTGAGTTATGCACATGAGAGTACTGCCAAGCTTGTCAGCGAGTTGTTAGGAATCGCTTACAATTCTCTTTTGAGTTATGCAACCGAAATGCTTACAGTTGCATGGATAGTCCCGGCATCCGTTATCTTACAATTCTCTTTTGAGTTATGCTTGTGGCCCCTTTGCAGCATCCATACCAGCAGCTCCTCAACTTACAATTCTCTTTTGAGTTATGCATATCCCTTTGGAGGATTAACTCCGGCAGAAATAGGATAGGAAAAACTTACAATTCTCTTTTGAGTTATGCGGCTCCGGGATGTCTGGGCTAAGGCTGCTGAGCGGTTGGCTTACAATTCTCTTTTGAGTTATGCATGCTGAATTCGGATAGATTCAGCACTCATGACTTGTGCAGAATCTCTTACAATTCTCTTTTGAGTTATGCATAGTCGGGGCAGCTAACCAAACCATTCTCACCTCACTTTAAACTTACAATTCTCTTTTGAGTTATGCAGGTGTATGTCCCCGGTGGCACTAGCACATCGACCGGTAACACACTTACAATTCTCTTTTGAGTTATGCCGCATCGGTCTCCGCCGGAATAGCGGCGGACGCGGTAATGCTATCTTACAATTCTCTTTTGAGTTATGCCGGTATCATGTGTCTCATCGAACCATACACGTACGGTGCCACCTTACAATTCTCTTTTGAGTTATGCAAGAACCCCAACCTGCTGGCCTTCATCCCGAGCGCTGCCCCGACTTACAATTCTCTTTTGAGTTATGCGGGCCTTCACCCAGGGGGTTCCCCGGCCCGGCTACTCCCCTTACAATTCTCTTTTGAGTTATGCGCAGAGTCACTCATTGAGAGCGCTACTGCTGGCGAGGAGACTTACAATTCTCTTTTGAGTTATGCCGGTGGATGCTAGCCCGCTGGTCTGCTATCTCTCGGATGAAGATCTTACAATTCTCTTTTGAGTTATGCCATGGCTCCCACTCCCGCTGCGCCGTCTGAGCGTGTTTACTTACAATTCTCTTTTGAGTTATGCACACCGATTAGATGCTTGCAGAAGAAGCACTTAGCCAGCTTACAATTCTCTTTTGAGTTATGCCTTTATGCTGTCGAGCTCTATCGCCTCATCCGCTACCGTGTTGCTGCTTACAATTCTCTTTTGAGTTATGCAGGAATGCAGCCATGAGCACTCGGCCCGGGGGACCTTGCACTCCCTTACAATTCTCTTTTGAGTTATGCCAAAACCACCACCTCCATAAACCTTGCATACGCTCTGGCGAGACGACTTACAATTCTCTTTTGAGTTATGCTTCTCTCGGTAGAGTCACCTGGTCTACTTCTGCTTCTAGGGTCCTCTTACAATTCTCTTTTGAGTTATGCTTTGTGTGGAATGTATGGTTCCCTGTTGGGTCTAGTGGTGTAGGATTCTATAGTTCCTGTATTTATTTGTTTCTCCTCCTTGGGAACAGCCCCGATCCCTACCATCGTATACTTCGTGTACGTGGGATGTGTTCCCATGAATGCTTATTAGGGGCCTGGCGTGCCCCCACGGCAGCTTTCAAATCCAGCCAAGAAGTGTTCCCATAGATTAGAAAGAGGAGTCGAAACACTTCAGAACAGAGAATCAACACAGCAGACAAAACCAAGAAAGAGTAACGCAGCGTTAGCTATACTAGTACTGCCTCGGGCTACATGAATTGCTATGTGGCATAGTGTGAGACCATAAGTGAAGTTATTTCCTATCAACATCTGGTTCTGTTTCATCGCCACGTAGTATTTTAGTGCACTCTGTTCACGCTCTTACTGCCTGTAGCCTAGAGGTGGTGATATATCGTGGTTGCAACATCTATAAGACTTAGTGAGGGTGAACTCCGAATAGGTGAAGGCAATGAGCGGTACATACTGATACCTATGAGGGCCTACGCAGAAATTGTCGCATCGTTCTTTGACCTAGTGGGTGTTGCGGCAGGTGGACCTCTTTACTATCTGGGTAAGAGGATAGGACACGGACTTGTTGAAGAGCTTGAGAATAGGCTACGCGAGGGTGTAACTAGGCGGGAACTCACAGATGTCATAATGGTTGTTGCTAAGCTTTTTGAAGAGCTGGGCTTTGGCACTATAGAGGTTAATGCTGTCGACAAGACTAGGATTATTTTGAAAATGAAGAATCCTCCTAGCCTGGCTGGTACAAGGTATGTCCAGGGTATCTTTGACAAGCTCAAGTCTAGTAATATGCATGTATGCTACCTTGAGGCTGGTATGATTGCTGGGAGTTTGGAGAAGATTCTTGGAAAGCGGTTTAGAGCGAGGGAGGTGGAGAGCAAAATAGATGGTGACTCCATGTACTGTTTTATAGAAGTTACAGAGGTATAAGCATGGTTTGAGTTCCCGGATGAAATCCTTATTACGTTTACCATTTTTATCGATATCCAAATCGTTAAAACTATCATTTAGATCTAAAAATTAAGTTTCTGCAAGCCCGAAGTGTGACAGTAGCCCTGCTGACAGGAGTGTATGGGTGGCTTGGTTGCAGTTACACTAGGGGTCAAGGCAGGATAGTTCTGAGGTGAAAACACGTGAGGAGAGAGTCCTACAACTATATTAACTATGTTATCTCTGTGGGCTTGATACTGCTTGGTGCTTCCGCATTCGCTGCTAGCACTATACTGCGTGTCCCCTCCTATACCCCGTTGCATAGTGCTAGTGATCTACGTCACTCTGTGCTGGCTATCCTGGAGGATGGGTTGGATCCAGTAAGTCTCGCAGTAATCGCGTCGACTACCGGCTTAGCTCTATTGTCAGTGGGGCTCCTTATTGCTGCCTATCTAAACTACTCTGCTGTAAGCCTTGTATGCGGGTTGTCCATAATGCTCCTCCTATCGGCGGCTATCCTAAGCTGGGATACACTCGTCCTTGACTATGCTTGGATCGTTAACCCAGCGATATACATTATTATCGGGATAGGAGTCTCCTCTGTCGTGGAGTCCGTCGCTGCCGGCGTACCCCTCACTGTGCTGGGCCTATTGCTGCTAGTGGGCGGGCTTGTGGAGCACGGTTTCGTGTACGAGCCGCTACTGACGGGTAGTGCTGCCCGGCTCGCGGGGATGCTCTCGGGCGGTATTCCCGTGGCTGGCTTCATGGCGCTTACTGTGCTACTCGTACTAGCCTCGGGTGTCCAGCCAGAGCACCCGCCGATGCTCCCCAGTGAGCCCCTGCCAGCGAGCTCCGCGCGCACACGGGTCGAGGAGCAGCCGGCGGCGACCCGCCAGCGAGGAGGGCTGGGCGGCGAGAATGCTGTCGTTGATGCAGTTGTGTCTGGGATTGGGGGCTCTAGGGGGCAGCAGGGCGCCAGGAGAGTGTGTCCGCGTCTCTCGGAGTGGCCTCGGCTCCTCGCCTCTGAGCCGGGAAGGGTGGAGGAGTGCTGGCTCGGCAGGGAGGTCTACGGGTACCGGGTCGAGGCTGTCATTGGCCGTGGTGGCTTCGGCCTGGTGCTCCGGGCCCGGGAGAAGTACACCGGGGAGCCGGCGGCGGTGAAGGTTATCCTCCCGGCGCCTGTCGAGGCTGATGGCTCTACTGTGACGCGTACTGCGCTGGAGCTTGTCTACGAGCTGGAGAGGGAGTCTTCTAGCCTCCGGGAGCTGAGCCGCAGGAGCCGCTACATAGTAGCCCTCAAGGCCGTGCACATTGACGCTGAGAAGTTCCGGCTAGCCGTGGCGCGGGACGACCCGGGGATCTACCTGGAGAGCCCACCGGCCCTGATAATGGAGTACATGGCTGGCGGCGACCTGAAGAAGCTCCTAGACCGGGCCATAGCCGCTAACGGCGCGGATACGCTACGCCGTAGCAGGGACTGGGCCCGGGCAGCCTCGGCGATACTAGCGGCCGCCGCGGAGGCGCTGGCGGCGATACACGCTGGGGGCTACATCCACGGCGACGTCAAGCCCCAGAACATACTCTTCACTGAGCAGCCGCCCGCGTCCCCCAGCGTGCTCGCCCGGGGCCTGGCCTCGGCGCTCCGGGGCGGACCCGGCCCTCTACCCAAGCTCTCCGACCTGGGCAGTGCCACGAGGATAGGAGAGCCAGTGCAGAATATCACCCCGCTCTACGCGGCACCGGAGCTGCTACTCTACGATGCGCTGTGCCAGGACCCGGAGACTCGCCGGAGCAACCAGAGGTGTCTAGAGCCGCCCCGGGCAGACCCGAGCCTCGACGTATACTCGCTCGGTGTGGTGGCGCTTCAGCTCCTAGCCGCCCTGGGCCGCGGAGAGCTAGAGGCGTGGAGAAGGAGCGGCGTACTCGACTCGCCCCAGAGTACGCGGCAGCTCTTAGAGAGGCTCGGCGTCGAGGGGGAGACAGCGGACTTCATAGCCCGTATGCTCTCCCCGGAGCCCGGGGAGAGGCCGAGCGCAGATGAGGTTGTCCGGTTCTTCCGCGGGAGGGCGGGGCTCTAGCCCCTAGGCCCGGGGAACCGGTTTTAACCAGGCGCCGTGTATATGGTTCTGCTCCTGGGCTGTCGCCCGCGTTGCGGCTCCTAGACCCCTACAGCGGCGAGGCCATCCCGGGCCTGCCCCGGTTCTGCCTCGAGAGGTGGCAGAGCCTCCACGAGACCCGGGCCCGGGTGTTGCTCAGCGAGAGCGGCGTAGAGCCGCTGACGCTGCACGAGCTGCGCGAACGCTACGGGCTAGACCTGGGCCTCGACGGCGTGGAGCTGGGCTATGGCTGGACCCAGGGGAGCCCCGAGCTACGCGAGGCTGTAGCAGGCCTCTACGAGGGCGCCGGGCCCGAGAACGTGCTAGCGACGTGCGGTAGCGCGGAGGCCAACCTCCTGGCAGTGGCTGCGCTCGTAAAGCCCGGCGACACCGTTGTCGTGGATATGCCGAACTACATGCAGGTGTGGGGCCTCCTAAGGCTCCGCGGCGCCCGCGTCCTGGAGGCGTGGAGGAGCCCAGCAAACGGCTGGAAGCTCCCCGTGGACAGGCTCGTACACCTCATCGAGGAGCACCGGCCCAGCGCCGTCTTCATCACCAACCCAAACAACCCCACGGGCAGCGCCGCCTACGAGAGGGAGCTAGGGGAGCTCGCCGAGGCAGCGGCAAGGAGGGGCACCATACTAGTCTTCGACGAGGTCTACCGGGGCCTAGAGCACGGCACGGGGCGCCGCGTACCCAGCATAGTCGAGGTAGCGGGGCTCAGCCAAGCGGTCGCTACCAGCGGGCTCTCCAAGGTCTACGGGCTCCCCGGGCTCCGGGTAGGCTGGCTAGTAGCAGACCAGAAAACCATCGAGAGAGCGTGGAGCGTAAAGGACTACACGACTATAGCAATACCGGTCCTCAGCGACCACATCGCCTCCAGGGTGTTAGGCAGCCCCGAGGTGCGGGCTGCGCTTGAGGAGCGTGCCCGCAGGATAGTGGCAGCCAACCTCGAGGCCCTCCGCGGGATGCTGGAGGAGCAGGGGCACCAGGGGCTCCTCGAGCCCTACTGGCCCTCGGCCGGCGCCTACCTACTAGCCAGGGTCCCATGGGCACGGGGCACGATGGAGCTAGCGGAGAGACTCTTCGAAGTCTACGGCATACTAGTCAACCCCGGCGAGTGCTTCATGCTCCCAGGCACGCTGCGCATAGGCTTAGGAGCAGACCCAGCCAGGTTCCCCAAGGCTGCCCGGGAGCTGCTAGAAGCCCTCCAAAGCCTCCAGAGAGAAACGGCACCCAGCTAGACGTAGCCCCCTGCAAACCCCGAAGGATCCCGCACCCACCATGCTATATTACACAGTTACTACCCGCTAAGGCACCCCGGGCATCGAGGACGGCTCGTAGCCCGTCTCCAGTACAACCTTGAAGCTACCACGCTCCAGTGCCTTCTCGAAGGCCTCTAGGGCGTTCTCTAGGCCGCGGACCCGGTGAGTGACCACGGGCTCGACTACGCGTCCCCGGAGTAGCTCTATCGCTGCCTCGAACTCCCGCCAGGTGCCGCACCTAGACCCGACTATGCGGAGCTCCTTGACCACCGCCCTGGTGGTGTCTAGCCAGCCGCCCCCACCATGCGTGGACTTCACGTGAACCGTGGCCATGGGCGCAGCCGCCTCGACTGCTAGTTTTAGGCCCTCACTACTCCCGGTGGCCTCGAAGACGACCTCGTAGCCCATGCCCCACGGAGTCTCCGAAGCGACAACCTCGGCTAGCTCGTCGACCCAGCGTACCCGGAGCCCCATGGACTCCAGAACCCGGGCCTTCGGGCTGCCACGGCGAGCGAACACTGTGACTCGGAGCCGGTAGACCCGCTCCATTACCTGAGCCGCCAGGAGGGCAAGATTACCCGAGCCTATCACGGCGGCGTAGGCCCCGGGGCGTGGCGGGTACAGAGTGAACGCCCGGAGAACCGCAGCGAGAGGCTCCACGAACACAGCCTTTAGCGGCTCGAGCCCCGAGACGGGGTGCAGCACGTGCCCGGGCACCGCGAAGTACTCGGCCATGGCACCGTCGTAGTCTATGCCGAGGACCCGGCGGCCCGGGCAATGAGTGTACATGCTGCGGCAGGGCTCCCTCCATAGGTCCCCAGGCTTCACCAGGTTGATCTCCGGGACGACAAGTCTCCCCACGAGGCCCCGGTACTCCGGCGGCGCAGAGACAACCACGCCCACAGCCTCATGGCCCGGGATCAACGGTGTCTTACGGAGCCGGTAGCCTCCAGTGTACATCGATTTATCTGTGCCACAGACACCCACAGCAACCGTACGCACCAGAACCCAGCCACCCGGAGGCTCCGGCACCGAGACCCTCTCCACCCGGAGCCG
The window above is part of the Pyrodictium delaneyi genome. Proteins encoded here:
- a CDS encoding alcohol dehydrogenase catalytic domain-containing protein, producing MLAVRLYGPRRLRVERVSVPEPPGGWVLVRTVAVGVCGTDKSMYTGGYRLRKTPLIPGHEAVGVVVSAPPEYRGLVGRLVVPEINLVKPGDLWREPCRSMYTHCPGRRVLGIDYDGAMAEYFAVPGHVLHPVSGLEPLKAVFVEPLAAVLRAFTLYPPRPGAYAAVIGSGNLALLAAQVMERVYRLRVTVFARRGSPKARVLESMGLRVRWVDELAEVVASETPWGMGYEVVFEATGSSEGLKLAVEAAAPMATVHVKSTHGGGGWLDTTRAVVKELRIVGSRCGTWREFEAAIELLRGRVVEPVVTHRVRGLENALEAFEKALERGSFKVVLETGYEPSSMPGVP
- a CDS encoding aminotransferase class I/II-fold pyridoxal phosphate-dependent enzyme; the protein is MRLLDPYSGEAIPGLPRFCLERWQSLHETRARVLLSESGVEPLTLHELRERYGLDLGLDGVELGYGWTQGSPELREAVAGLYEGAGPENVLATCGSAEANLLAVAALVKPGDTVVVDMPNYMQVWGLLRLRGARVLEAWRSPANGWKLPVDRLVHLIEEHRPSAVFITNPNNPTGSAAYERELGELAEAAARRGTILVFDEVYRGLEHGTGRRVPSIVEVAGLSQAVATSGLSKVYGLPGLRVGWLVADQKTIERAWSVKDYTTIAIPVLSDHIASRVLGSPEVRAALEERARRIVAANLEALRGMLEEQGHQGLLEPYWPSAGAYLLARVPWARGTMELAERLFEVYGILVNPGECFMLPGTLRIGLGADPARFPKAARELLEALQSLQRETAPS
- a CDS encoding protein kinase domain-containing protein, whose translation is MRRESYNYINYVISVGLILLGASAFAASTILRVPSYTPLHSASDLRHSVLAILEDGLDPVSLAVIASTTGLALLSVGLLIAAYLNYSAVSLVCGLSIMLLLSAAILSWDTLVLDYAWIVNPAIYIIIGIGVSSVVESVAAGVPLTVLGLLLLVGGLVEHGFVYEPLLTGSAARLAGMLSGGIPVAGFMALTVLLVLASGVQPEHPPMLPSEPLPASSARTRVEEQPAATRQRGGLGGENAVVDAVVSGIGGSRGQQGARRVCPRLSEWPRLLASEPGRVEECWLGREVYGYRVEAVIGRGGFGLVLRAREKYTGEPAAVKVILPAPVEADGSTVTRTALELVYELERESSSLRELSRRSRYIVALKAVHIDAEKFRLAVARDDPGIYLESPPALIMEYMAGGDLKKLLDRAIAANGADTLRRSRDWARAASAILAAAAEALAAIHAGGYIHGDVKPQNILFTEQPPASPSVLARGLASALRGGPGPLPKLSDLGSATRIGEPVQNITPLYAAPELLLYDALCQDPETRRSNQRCLEPPRADPSLDVYSLGVVALQLLAALGRGELEAWRRSGVLDSPQSTRQLLERLGVEGETADFIARMLSPEPGERPSADEVVRFFRGRAGL